A genomic stretch from Pectinophora gossypiella chromosome 13, ilPecGoss1.1, whole genome shotgun sequence includes:
- the LOC126371986 gene encoding protein GVQW3-like: protein MSTVYGASAPSFATVKRWSRKFKHGRESLKDDPRPGRPNTAVTEENIEKVKKLVLEDRRFKLWHLAEAIGISKDRIGAILHNHLHMKKVCARWVPKMFTPLDKQRLVTTSQEFLDICGDNPDDVFSRLVTVDET, encoded by the coding sequence ATGTCTACTGTTTACGGAGCGTCTGCACCTTCGTTTGCCACCGTAAAACGTTGGAGCCGAAAATTCAAACATGGCAGGGAGTCGCTCAAAGATGACCCCAGGCCGGGGCGGCCGAACACCGCCGTTACCGAAGAAAACatcgaaaaagtaaaaaaacttGTTCTTGAAGATCGGCGATTCAAGTTGTGGCATCTAGCTGAAGCTATAGGCATTAGCAAGGACCGAATCGGCGCCATTCTGCATAATCATTTGCACATGAAAAAGGTGTGTGCGCGATGGGTGCCAAAAATGTTCACGCCGTTGGATAAACAGCGACTCGTCACAACTTCGCAGGAGTTTTTGGACATCTGTGGTGATAATCCTGATGATGTTTTTTCGCGTCTTGTCACTGTTgatgaaacatga